One Oceanithermus desulfurans DNA segment encodes these proteins:
- the pfkA gene encoding 6-phosphofructokinase: MKRIGVMTSGGDAPGMNAALRAVVRWAAANEVEVVGIRRGYAGMIEGEFVPLAPRDVANIIQRGGTILRTARSKAFLEPEGRAEAARRLAEAKIDGLVAIGGDGTFRGAIKMTQEHRIPIVGVPGTIDNDLYGTDFTIGFDTAVNTALDAIDRIRDTAASHERVFFIEVMGRHAGFIALDVGLAGGAEVIALPEIPTGPEEIAEQIRLSEAKGKHSSIIVVAEGAYPGGADTLMKAAQQIHPFEGRVTVLGHIQRGGSPTARDRVLASRLGAAAAETLVSGSSGVMLGEVEGEIALTPLAEAVERRKPIDRSVYDLATVLAE; this comes from the coding sequence ATGAAGCGGATCGGTGTGATGACCAGTGGAGGCGACGCCCCCGGCATGAACGCCGCCCTGCGGGCGGTGGTGCGCTGGGCGGCGGCGAACGAGGTCGAGGTGGTGGGCATCCGCCGCGGCTACGCGGGGATGATCGAGGGCGAGTTCGTTCCGCTGGCGCCGCGGGACGTGGCCAACATCATCCAGCGCGGCGGCACGATCCTGCGCACCGCGCGCAGCAAGGCGTTCCTCGAGCCCGAAGGCCGGGCCGAAGCGGCGCGCCGGCTGGCCGAGGCGAAGATCGACGGTCTGGTCGCTATCGGCGGCGACGGCACCTTCCGCGGCGCCATCAAGATGACCCAGGAGCACCGCATCCCCATCGTGGGGGTGCCGGGAACGATCGACAACGACCTCTACGGAACCGACTTCACCATCGGCTTCGACACCGCGGTCAACACCGCCCTGGACGCCATCGACCGCATCCGCGACACCGCCGCCAGCCACGAGCGCGTCTTCTTCATCGAGGTGATGGGGCGGCACGCCGGCTTCATCGCCCTCGACGTGGGGCTCGCCGGTGGGGCCGAGGTGATCGCGCTGCCCGAGATCCCCACCGGCCCCGAGGAGATCGCCGAGCAGATCCGGCTCTCCGAGGCCAAGGGCAAGCACTCCTCGATCATCGTCGTGGCCGAGGGGGCCTACCCGGGCGGCGCCGACACGCTGATGAAGGCCGCGCAGCAGATCCACCCCTTCGAGGGGCGCGTGACCGTGCTGGGCCACATCCAGCGCGGGGGTTCGCCCACCGCGCGCGACCGGGTGCTGGCCAGCCGCCTGGGGGCGGCGGCCGCCGAGACGCTGGTCTCGGGCAGCAGCGGGGTCATGCTCGGGGAGGTCGAGGGCGAGATCGCGCTCACGCCGCTGGCCGAGGCGGTGGAGCGGCGCAAGCCGATCGACCGCAGCGTCTACGACCTGGCGACGGTGCTGGCCGAGTAA
- a CDS encoding ABC transporter permease translates to MASNVNVKQIERGESTWHLAWRRFRKHRMAQVSMIVIVILVAASLAAPLLVSLGWIPDPNEQPSGANLKAFYFLPPGSPGHLLGTDELGRDVFSRILFGGRISLLVGFSVAIVSVIIGTIIGALAGFFSGRPFDFYAGPFSRRLREIVAEGSLAAFGLALALGFAGLGLLVSLAAAGQTGGFWLAALLVALGVLALNLFGVFGAHLSRMTWTVLSWGLLGGTAWLIWDITRTLALPAIGEGGLNGALSTAGLVIGSAAALVLVVWGLVGQLKLDLDIVISRLIDFMLSIPTLPLLLVLSAFLNDSRSPLGRLAQGVFGESASVFIIISILIIFGWITSARLVRGQILSLREQEFSMAAYALGASEPRIMFRHLVPNTLAPIIVDATLAVGTAILVEAALSFLGFGIQPPVPTWGNMLTGAQDFIFYAPHLAIYPGLMILITVLAFNYMGDGLRDALDPRSQL, encoded by the coding sequence GTGGCAAGCAACGTGAACGTGAAGCAGATCGAACGCGGGGAGTCCACCTGGCATTTGGCCTGGCGCCGTTTCCGCAAGCACCGGATGGCCCAGGTCTCGATGATCGTCATCGTGATCCTGGTCGCGGCCAGCCTGGCCGCGCCGCTGCTGGTCTCGCTGGGGTGGATCCCCGATCCCAACGAGCAGCCCTCGGGGGCCAACCTCAAGGCCTTCTACTTCCTTCCGCCCGGCTCCCCGGGGCACCTCCTCGGCACCGACGAACTGGGCCGCGACGTCTTCTCGCGCATCCTCTTCGGCGGCCGCATCTCGCTGCTGGTCGGTTTTTCGGTCGCGATCGTGAGCGTCATCATCGGCACCATCATCGGCGCGCTCGCGGGCTTCTTCTCGGGGCGCCCCTTCGACTTCTACGCCGGGCCCTTCTCCCGGCGGCTGCGCGAGATCGTGGCCGAGGGCAGCCTGGCCGCCTTCGGCCTGGCGCTGGCGCTCGGGTTCGCGGGGCTGGGTCTGCTGGTCTCGCTCGCGGCCGCGGGGCAGACCGGCGGCTTCTGGCTCGCCGCCCTGCTGGTCGCGCTGGGGGTGCTGGCGCTCAACCTCTTCGGCGTCTTCGGGGCCCACCTGAGCCGCATGACCTGGACGGTGCTGAGCTGGGGCCTCCTGGGCGGCACGGCCTGGCTGATCTGGGACATCACCCGTACCCTGGCGTTGCCCGCGATCGGCGAGGGCGGCCTCAACGGCGCGCTTTCGACCGCCGGCCTGGTGATCGGCAGCGCCGCCGCGCTGGTGCTGGTGGTCTGGGGCCTGGTCGGTCAGCTCAAGCTGGACCTGGACATCGTGATCAGCCGGCTGATCGACTTCATGCTTTCGATCCCCACGCTGCCGCTCTTGCTGGTGCTCTCCGCCTTCCTGAACGACTCGCGCTCGCCGCTGGGGCGGCTGGCGCAGGGGGTGTTCGGGGAGTCGGCCTCGGTCTTCATCATCATCAGCATCCTGATCATCTTCGGCTGGATCACCTCGGCCCGCCTGGTGCGCGGCCAGATCCTGAGCTTGCGCGAACAGGAGTTCTCGATGGCCGCCTACGCCCTGGGCGCGAGCGAGCCGCGCATCATGTTCCGCCACCTGGTGCCCAACACCCTGGCCCCGATCATCGTCGACGCCACCCTGGCCGTGGGTACGGCCATCCTGGTGGAGGCGGCGCTCTCCTTCCTCGGTTTCGGCATCCAGCCGCCGGTGCCCACCTGGGGCAACATGCTCACCGGGGCGCAGGACTTCATCTTCTACGCCCCCCACTTGGCCATCTACCCGGGCTTGATGATCCTGATCACGGTGCTGGCCTTCAACTACATGGGCGACGGCCTGCGCGACGCGCTCGACCCGCGGAGCCAGCTCTGA
- the rlmB gene encoding 23S rRNA (guanosine(2251)-2'-O)-methyltransferase RlmB yields the protein MWIYGRNPVLEAAREGGVRRVLVARGVERKFLKKLEAAGISYELVPRIELDQLVRTTHHQGIVAEIEEIRLAGPDAPLRLARERGELPLLVLLDGITDPRNYGAILRSAEALGAHGVVSETRRSAPLSPVAVKASAGAARHLPVVQVPNLPRYIEELKEAGVWVYGLAGEGEVALEAADYDRPLAWVIGSEGSGLRRLVRDRCDQLVHIALRGRTPSLNAAVAAGIAVHWALAARRG from the coding sequence ATGTGGATCTACGGTCGCAATCCGGTGCTCGAGGCCGCGCGCGAAGGCGGGGTGCGCCGGGTGCTGGTGGCCCGCGGCGTCGAGCGCAAATTTCTGAAGAAGCTCGAGGCCGCCGGGATTTCCTACGAGCTGGTGCCGCGCATCGAGCTGGACCAGCTCGTGCGCACGACCCACCACCAGGGCATCGTGGCCGAGATCGAGGAGATCCGGCTCGCGGGGCCCGACGCCCCCCTGCGCCTGGCCCGCGAGCGCGGTGAGCTGCCGCTGCTGGTGCTGCTCGACGGCATCACCGATCCGCGCAACTACGGCGCGATCCTGCGCAGCGCCGAGGCGCTGGGGGCGCACGGGGTGGTGAGCGAGACGCGGCGCAGCGCCCCCCTCTCGCCGGTGGCCGTCAAGGCCTCGGCGGGCGCGGCGCGGCACCTGCCGGTGGTGCAGGTGCCCAACCTACCGCGCTACATCGAGGAGCTCAAGGAGGCGGGCGTCTGGGTCTACGGCCTCGCCGGCGAAGGCGAGGTGGCGCTCGAGGCGGCCGACTACGACCGGCCGCTGGCCTGGGTGATCGGCTCGGAGGGCTCGGGCCTGCGCCGGTTGGTGCGCGACCGCTGCGACCAGCTGGTGCACATCGCCCTGCGCGGGCGTACCCCCAGCCTGAACGCCGCGGTGGCCGCGGGGATCGCCGTCCACTGGGCCCTGGCGGCCCGGCGCGGGTAG
- a CDS encoding ROK family protein, with amino-acid sequence MATLGIDLGGTKIALGVLEGGRLIQRSRITTPREGAEAVLQAMIAAASELLAEAGVPVAAVGVGTPGPIDYARGVVVFAPNIARFRDVPLRSRLEEALERPVVIENDANAAALAEHHLGAARGAGSSFFVTVSTGIGSGLVADGRVWRGAYGQAGEFGHLTVLPGGPVCGCGNQGCLEAVASGRALARDAAYAYAESLDTPALFARWRAGEAKAARIVEAAADYLGQALAGVQKLWDPEVVVIGGGVAVGGGEVWLERVRRAFERHAAGWRTAPLLPARLGEDAGVIGAALAARQGMPGDAEPPRG; translated from the coding sequence GTGGCGACGCTCGGGATTGACCTGGGAGGCACCAAGATCGCCCTGGGGGTGCTCGAGGGCGGGCGCCTGATCCAGCGCAGCCGCATCACGACCCCCCGGGAGGGCGCGGAGGCGGTGCTGCAGGCGATGATCGCGGCGGCCAGCGAGCTGCTGGCCGAGGCCGGGGTGCCGGTGGCGGCGGTGGGGGTGGGCACCCCGGGCCCCATCGACTACGCGCGCGGCGTCGTCGTCTTTGCGCCCAACATCGCACGGTTCCGCGACGTTCCCCTGCGCTCGCGGCTCGAGGAGGCGCTGGAGCGGCCGGTCGTCATCGAGAACGACGCCAACGCCGCGGCGCTGGCCGAGCACCACCTGGGCGCGGCCCGGGGGGCCGGGAGCTCGTTCTTCGTGACCGTCTCCACCGGCATCGGCAGCGGTCTGGTGGCGGACGGCCGCGTCTGGCGCGGCGCCTACGGACAGGCGGGCGAGTTCGGCCACCTTACCGTCCTCCCCGGCGGCCCGGTCTGCGGCTGCGGCAACCAGGGCTGCCTGGAGGCGGTGGCGAGCGGGCGGGCGCTGGCGCGCGACGCCGCCTACGCCTACGCCGAGTCGCTGGACACGCCCGCTTTGTTCGCGCGCTGGCGCGCCGGCGAGGCCAAGGCCGCGCGCATCGTCGAGGCCGCCGCGGACTACCTGGGCCAGGCGCTGGCCGGGGTCCAGAAGCTGTGGGATCCGGAGGTCGTCGTCATCGGCGGCGGGGTGGCCGTCGGCGGGGGCGAGGTCTGGCTCGAGCGCGTGCGGCGAGCCTTCGAGCGCCACGCGGCGGGGTGGCGCACCGCGCCGCTCCTGCCCGCGCGTCTGGGCGAGGACGCGGGCGTGATCGGGGCGGCGCTGGCGGCGCGCCAGGGGATGCCGGGAGACGCCGAGCCGCCGCGCGGCTAA
- the rsmI gene encoding 16S rRNA (cytidine(1402)-2'-O)-methyltransferase produces the protein MRKLVLVPTPIGHLADVTLRALEVLKEAEVVACEDTRRTAKLLRHYGIATPLVRIDQHTQDRAERLLEEHAYVAYASDAGTPGISDPGAELVVLALAKGFRVEVLPGPTAFVPALVASGLPTARFVFEGFLPTGRARKKRLEALAKEERTVVLYEAPHRLGRTLADLLAIYGPEHPVALARELSKKHEEIWRGSLAGAAERFASPRGEFVIVLGPRALPEKRPDAAALAAELAAEGLAGRALAEALEARGVPRNEARRWAYRKEKA, from the coding sequence ATGCGCAAGCTGGTGCTCGTGCCCACGCCGATCGGCCACCTGGCCGACGTGACGCTGCGGGCGCTCGAGGTGCTGAAGGAGGCCGAGGTGGTGGCCTGCGAGGACACCCGACGCACGGCCAAGCTGCTGCGGCACTACGGCATCGCCACGCCGCTGGTGCGGATCGACCAGCACACGCAGGACCGCGCCGAGCGGCTGCTCGAGGAGCACGCCTACGTGGCCTACGCCTCCGACGCCGGCACCCCGGGCATCAGCGACCCCGGCGCCGAGCTGGTGGTGCTGGCGCTGGCGAAGGGCTTTCGCGTCGAGGTGCTGCCGGGGCCCACGGCCTTCGTGCCCGCGCTCGTGGCCTCGGGCCTGCCCACGGCGCGCTTCGTCTTCGAGGGCTTCCTGCCCACGGGCAGGGCGCGCAAGAAGCGCCTGGAAGCCCTTGCGAAGGAAGAGCGCACCGTGGTGCTCTACGAGGCGCCGCACCGGCTGGGGCGCACACTCGCCGACCTGCTGGCGATCTACGGACCCGAGCATCCGGTGGCGCTGGCGCGGGAGCTATCGAAGAAGCACGAGGAGATCTGGCGCGGTTCTTTGGCCGGGGCGGCCGAGCGTTTCGCTTCGCCCCGGGGCGAGTTCGTGATCGTGCTGGGGCCGCGCGCGCTGCCCGAAAAGCGTCCCGACGCCGCGGCGCTGGCGGCGGAGCTGGCCGCGGAGGGGCTGGCCGGCCGGGCGCTGGCGGAGGCGCTCGAGGCCCGCGGCGTGCCGCGCAACGAGGCCCGCAGGTGGGCCTACCGAAAGGAGAAGGCATGA
- a CDS encoding DUF2905 domain-containing protein, translating to MSELGRWLVAVGLLIAFAGLLLWWWPALFGWFGHLPGDLRFERDGVRVYVPLVSMLLLSLGLTLGLNLALWLLAGLSR from the coding sequence ATGAGCGAGCTGGGCCGCTGGCTGGTGGCCGTGGGGCTGCTGATCGCCTTCGCCGGGTTGCTGCTTTGGTGGTGGCCGGCGCTCTTCGGCTGGTTCGGCCACCTTCCGGGCGACCTGCGCTTCGAGCGCGACGGCGTGCGCGTCTACGTGCCGCTGGTTTCGATGCTGCTCCTGAGCCTGGGGCTCACCCTGGGGCTCAACCTGGCGCTGTGGCTGCTCGCCGGCCTTTCGCGCTAG
- a CDS encoding GNAT family N-acetyltransferase: MIEVREASGTEEVMLTEDLQIAAWNFSEREIAPHSALVASQHSGGLVALAWAEGEAVGFVWGFPAFEGGRVWHHSHQMGVRPDWQGKGVALALKRFQRRWALERGYDLVTWTFDPLLTKNARFNLGKLGAWAARYYPDFYGLRTGLYAGIPADRLLVSWELEDPRVRERLERIPPPPEPEGEPLALTRGEGLGLVPERLLTPSAPRVYLEVPPDLDALKASDLGLAETWRLFTREAFTWAFAHGYRAVDLARRGPRVFYQLERSER, encoded by the coding sequence ATGATCGAAGTGCGCGAGGCGAGCGGCACCGAAGAGGTGATGTTGACCGAGGACCTGCAGATCGCCGCCTGGAACTTCAGCGAGCGCGAGATCGCGCCGCACTCGGCGCTGGTGGCCAGCCAGCACTCGGGCGGCCTCGTCGCCCTGGCCTGGGCCGAAGGCGAAGCCGTCGGCTTCGTCTGGGGCTTCCCGGCCTTCGAGGGCGGACGCGTCTGGCACCACTCGCACCAGATGGGCGTGCGCCCCGACTGGCAGGGCAAGGGGGTGGCGCTTGCGCTCAAGCGTTTCCAGCGCCGTTGGGCGCTGGAGCGTGGCTACGACCTGGTCACCTGGACCTTCGACCCGCTGCTCACCAAGAACGCGCGCTTCAACCTGGGCAAGCTGGGCGCCTGGGCGGCCCGTTACTATCCCGACTTCTACGGCCTGCGCACCGGCCTCTACGCGGGCATCCCCGCGGACCGGCTGCTCGTCAGCTGGGAGCTCGAGGACCCGCGGGTGCGCGAGCGGCTCGAGCGCATCCCGCCCCCGCCCGAGCCCGAGGGCGAACCCCTGGCGCTCACCCGGGGAGAGGGGCTGGGCCTCGTTCCCGAACGCCTGCTCACCCCCAGCGCCCCGCGCGTCTACCTGGAGGTTCCGCCCGACCTCGACGCCCTCAAGGCCAGCGACCTGGGCCTCGCCGAGACCTGGCGGCTCTTCACCCGCGAGGCCTTCACCTGGGCCTTCGCCCACGGCTACCGTGCGGTGGACCTGGCCCGCAGGGGGCCGCGGGTCTTCTACCAGCTCGAGCGCAGCGAGCGTTAG
- a CDS encoding putative signal transducing protein, which translates to MKKRHAGIDYVMLLECEPVLAEPMVRRLREAGIAARVFGPYADFAGILPEATGPVGVWVPAAAEAEARALLEDAGGDARD; encoded by the coding sequence GTGAAGAAGCGCCACGCCGGCATCGACTACGTAATGCTGCTCGAGTGCGAGCCGGTGCTCGCCGAGCCGATGGTGCGGCGCCTGCGCGAGGCGGGCATCGCCGCGCGCGTCTTCGGCCCCTACGCCGACTTCGCCGGCATCCTTCCCGAAGCCACCGGCCCCGTGGGGGTCTGGGTGCCCGCAGCGGCCGAGGCCGAGGCACGCGCCCTGCTGGAGGACGCGGGTGGCGACGCTCGGGATTGA
- a CDS encoding M20 family metallopeptidase → MNVVKTASRLIRAESPSGGEAPAARVLMEEAEALGFRPRLDDAGNVEFTLGEGPFEVLLTGHMDVVPAGEADAWPHPPYGGEVVEGELWGRGAVDMKGALAAMLGAMADLAADPPPGRVRYLAVVQEEVGGLGSRFAAERLRADAAILGEPSNNRLMRGHRGRIEVWADYEGRLAHAARPELGHNPLPDLGRFLAALEAFETAEHPELGPASCTPTYVESRPRATNVVPGLAQVCVDYRFVPGEDPEAILERMRLIAGDASVYVPEAERASGEVTMRYPMVFPPHLVPADHPLLQAALAELKQPEAGIWWFTTDAPYLAASGAVVLGLGPGDPELAHTTRERVPASELERARTLYVRLVRRLLEVLHGKA, encoded by the coding sequence ATGAACGTCGTCAAGACCGCTTCGCGGCTCATCCGCGCCGAAAGCCCTTCGGGCGGCGAGGCCCCGGCCGCGCGGGTGCTGATGGAAGAGGCCGAGGCCCTGGGCTTCCGGCCCCGGCTCGACGACGCCGGTAACGTCGAGTTCACCCTCGGTGAGGGCCCCTTCGAGGTGCTGCTCACCGGCCACATGGACGTGGTGCCGGCGGGCGAGGCGGACGCCTGGCCCCACCCGCCCTACGGGGGCGAGGTGGTGGAGGGCGAGTTGTGGGGCCGCGGGGCGGTGGACATGAAGGGGGCGCTCGCGGCCATGCTGGGGGCGATGGCCGACCTGGCGGCGGATCCGCCGCCAGGGCGGGTGCGCTACCTAGCCGTGGTGCAGGAGGAGGTGGGCGGCCTCGGCAGCCGCTTCGCCGCCGAGCGGCTCCGCGCCGACGCGGCGATCCTGGGGGAGCCCTCGAACAACCGCCTGATGCGCGGACACCGTGGCCGCATCGAGGTCTGGGCCGACTACGAGGGGCGGCTGGCGCACGCCGCCCGGCCCGAGCTGGGCCACAACCCGCTGCCCGACCTGGGGCGTTTCCTGGCCGCGCTCGAGGCCTTCGAGACCGCCGAGCACCCCGAGCTGGGCCCCGCCAGCTGCACCCCCACCTACGTGGAAAGCCGGCCCCGGGCCACCAACGTGGTGCCGGGCCTGGCGCAGGTCTGCGTGGACTACCGCTTCGTGCCCGGCGAGGACCCGGAGGCGATCCTCGAGCGGATGCGGCTGATCGCGGGCGACGCCTCCGTCTACGTGCCCGAGGCCGAGCGCGCCAGCGGCGAGGTGACGATGCGCTACCCCATGGTCTTCCCGCCGCACCTGGTGCCGGCGGACCACCCGCTTTTGCAGGCGGCGCTGGCGGAGCTGAAGCAGCCCGAGGCGGGCATCTGGTGGTTCACCACCGACGCGCCCTACCTGGCCGCGAGCGGAGCGGTGGTGCTGGGGCTGGGCCCCGGCGACCCCGAACTGGCCCACACCACCCGCGAGCGCGTGCCCGCGTCCGAGCTGGAGCGCGCCCGGACGCTGTACGTGCGCCTCGTGCGCCGGCTCCTGGAGGTGCTGCATGGAAAAGCCTAG
- a CDS encoding ABC transporter permease, which translates to MIAYTLRRLLQMIPLLFFVSLAIYTLVALQPGDPLEGLIFQNPHLTQEDIAKLKAAYGLDQPIHIRYFKWLGRALQGDLGLSRTYAQPAAQFIYGRMQNTLLLTGLSFLLALAVAIPVGVFSAVRQYSIADYVVTFFSFVGYSTPVFWLGIMLMLLFAVWLPERLGRFEPIFPAGGFVSPGMSPDTVGWWAYLKDRAWYLVLPVFTLSVLSMAGWTRFTRSSMLEVLQQDYIRTARSKGLAERVVIYKHALRNALIPIVTLVGLAIPGLFSGAVITETIFSWPGMGRALFDSLLEKDYNVAMAALVFLAFLTALFNLLADLAYAVVDPRIRYN; encoded by the coding sequence ATGATCGCGTACACCCTCAGGCGTCTTCTGCAGATGATCCCGCTGCTCTTTTTTGTTTCCCTGGCCATCTACACCCTGGTGGCCCTGCAGCCCGGCGATCCGCTCGAAGGCCTGATCTTTCAGAACCCCCACCTGACCCAGGAGGACATCGCCAAGCTCAAGGCCGCCTACGGCCTCGACCAGCCGATCCACATCCGTTACTTCAAGTGGCTGGGGCGCGCGCTCCAGGGCGACCTAGGGCTTTCGCGCACCTACGCGCAGCCCGCGGCCCAGTTCATCTACGGCCGCATGCAGAACACCCTGCTGCTCACCGGCCTCTCGTTCTTGCTGGCGCTGGCGGTCGCCATACCCGTGGGCGTCTTCTCGGCGGTGCGGCAGTATTCCATCGCCGACTACGTGGTGACCTTCTTCTCGTTCGTCGGCTACTCCACCCCCGTCTTCTGGCTCGGCATCATGCTGATGCTGCTCTTCGCGGTCTGGCTGCCCGAGCGGCTGGGCCGTTTCGAGCCCATCTTTCCGGCGGGCGGGTTCGTCTCGCCGGGAATGAGCCCCGACACCGTGGGCTGGTGGGCCTACCTCAAGGACCGCGCCTGGTACCTGGTCCTGCCCGTCTTCACCCTCTCGGTGCTCTCGATGGCCGGCTGGACCCGGTTCACCCGCTCCTCGATGCTCGAGGTACTGCAGCAGGACTACATCCGCACCGCGCGCTCCAAGGGGCTCGCCGAGCGGGTCGTGATCTACAAGCACGCGCTGCGCAACGCCCTGATCCCGATCGTCACCCTCGTGGGCCTGGCCATCCCCGGCCTGTTCAGCGGCGCGGTGATCACCGAGACGATCTTCTCCTGGCCCGGCATGGGGCGCGCGCTCTTCGACTCGCTGCTCGAGAAGGATTACAACGTGGCCATGGCGGCACTCGTCTTCCTGGCCTTCCTGACGGCGCTGTTCAACCTTCTGGCGGACCTGGCGTACGCGGTGGTGGACCCCCGCATCCGCTACAACTAG
- a CDS encoding DMT family transporter, translating into MNAHLRGLLALTFVTLIWGSTFVVVKGALEQFPPSLLMLLRFLVGAAFFLPFWKRARGAWGPGLDLAFWAFLGYATQTIGLLYTTAGRSAFITALSVVLVPVFAGLLGRRVPVWVWLGALASFVGVGLLAYDGSPPNAGDFWTLATAVTYAVYILRLERFTRLHDAFVLSLTQLVGLSLFVGAWAWVSGDLAAFAGLEVPWAAVLYLGVAATALTTWLMAVGQRSVSAPEAAVIYSMEPVWAATFAYFVLGEVLGLRGVVGGALVVLAVAVVQWSAAAAERGRGAG; encoded by the coding sequence GTGAACGCCCACCTGCGCGGGCTTCTTGCGCTCACCTTCGTCACGCTGATCTGGGGCTCGACCTTCGTGGTGGTCAAGGGGGCGCTCGAGCAGTTTCCTCCCAGCCTGCTCATGCTGCTCCGCTTTCTGGTGGGCGCGGCCTTCTTCCTCCCCTTCTGGAAGCGGGCCCGCGGGGCCTGGGGTCCGGGCCTGGACCTGGCCTTCTGGGCCTTCCTGGGCTACGCCACCCAGACGATCGGCCTGCTCTACACCACCGCCGGGCGCAGCGCCTTCATCACCGCGCTGAGCGTGGTGCTGGTGCCCGTCTTCGCGGGGCTGCTGGGGCGGCGCGTCCCCGTCTGGGTCTGGCTCGGGGCCCTGGCCAGCTTCGTAGGGGTGGGCCTGCTCGCCTACGACGGCAGCCCCCCGAACGCAGGCGACTTCTGGACGCTCGCCACCGCCGTGACCTACGCGGTCTACATCCTGCGGCTGGAGCGCTTCACCCGGCTGCACGACGCCTTCGTGCTCAGCCTGACCCAGCTGGTGGGGCTCAGCCTCTTCGTGGGCGCCTGGGCCTGGGTGAGCGGGGACCTGGCGGCCTTCGCGGGCCTGGAGGTCCCCTGGGCCGCGGTGCTCTACCTGGGGGTGGCCGCCACCGCGCTCACCACCTGGCTGATGGCCGTGGGCCAGCGCAGCGTGAGCGCGCCCGAGGCGGCGGTCATCTACTCGATGGAGCCCGTCTGGGCGGCGACCTTCGCCTACTTCGTGCTCGGCGAGGTGCTGGGGCTCAGGGGCGTCGTCGGGGGGGCGCTGGTGGTGCTGGCCGTCGCCGTGGTGCAGTGGAGCGCCGCCGCGGCCGAGCGGGGACGCGGCGCCGGGTAG
- a CDS encoding DUF2007 domain-containing protein produces the protein MEKPRTKRIGGRVYAFLLYGERPIVDGFAAELRQAGIPAEIERPPVELEGLLPTMSPTSLWVPEDQLEHARRLLRLEDGEA, from the coding sequence ATGGAAAAGCCTAGGACCAAGCGGATCGGGGGGCGGGTCTACGCCTTCCTGCTCTACGGCGAGCGCCCCATCGTCGACGGCTTCGCCGCCGAGCTGCGCCAGGCCGGCATTCCTGCCGAGATCGAGCGGCCGCCGGTGGAGCTCGAGGGGCTCTTGCCCACGATGAGCCCGACCTCGCTGTGGGTGCCCGAGGATCAGCTCGAGCACGCCCGCCGGCTGCTGCGCCTGGAGGACGGGGAAGCGTGA